CGGCGATCTCCGACGGATAGCGCAGGTCGATGACGGTACGCACGCCGAGCGCCCGGAACCGGGTCAGGTCCTCGCCGGCGAGCTTGCCGAGCGAGTCGGACCGGTAGAGCCGTCCCCAGCGCAGGGTACGGCCGTCGTCGGTGCGGTAGCCGCCGAGGTCGCGGAAGTTGTGCAGCTGCTGGAAGGGCAGGTGCCTGATCATGGGTCGTACGCTAGCCGTCGCGGGCGGGTCGGGTGGTCCCGTGGCGGGGCGTACCCGGTAGGTTGCCGGCATGGTGGAGGCGGCGGCCGGCAGGGTCGTGGAGATCTGGACCGACGGTGCGTGCAGCGGTAATCCCGGCCCGGGTGGCTGGGGGGTGCTGCTGCGCTGGGGTGACCGGGAGCGGGAGCTGTGCGGCGGGGAGGCCGCCCCGACCACGAACAACCGGATGGAGCTGACCGCCGCGATCCAGGCCCTGGAGAGCCTGACCCGGCCGGTCACGGTGCGGCTGCACACCGACAGCACGTACGTGCGTAACGGCATCACCGGTTGGCTGGCGTCGTGGAAGCGCAACGGGTGGTTGACGGCGGCGAAGCAGCCGGTGAAGAACGCCGACCTGTGGCAGCGGTTGGAGGCGGCCTGCGCCCGGCACGACGTGACCTGGCTGTGGGTGAAGGGGCACAACGGCCACCCGGAGAACGAGCGGGCGGACGCGCTGGCGAACCGGGGGATGACCGAGGCGCGGGCGGGTGCGGGGGTGGCGGCCGGCCGGTGACGGCGGGTTGTGTCGACGCACCTCGATGGGTAACGTAGCGGATCGACGCCGTTACGGACAGTTTCCCTCGGAGGTGTCCCGCGTGACCCCTGCCGCCCTGACCGACCTGCCGCTGTGGCCACCGACCAACCTCGGCCGGGACCCGCTCGTCCCGCTCGACGCGGGGGAGCGGGACCGCTTCGACGCCCCGGTGACGAAGGTCCGACTCCCCACCGACGCGACCGCCTGGCTGGTGACCCGGCACGCCGACGTCCGTCAGCTGCTGCGGCACCCCGGCTTCAGCGCCGACCTGACCCGGCCGGGTTTCCCCCTGCTGCGGGCCCTGCCGCCGGAGTCGCTCAGCGACCGGCGGGGCGGGTTCATCCGGATGGACGGGATCGAGCACTCCCGGCTGCGCCGGATGCTCACCGCCGAATTCATGATCAAGAGCATCCGGCGGATCGAACCGCTGATCCGGCAGACCGTCGAGAGCACCCTGGACGACCTGCGCGACGCCGGTCCGCCCGCCGACCTGGTGGCCACCTTCGCCCTGCCGCTGCCGTCGATGGTGATCTGCCACCTGCTCGGCGTCCCGTACGCCGACCACGACTTCTTCCAGCTGCGCAGCCGCACCCTGCTCGACCGGAGCGCCGCGCCGGAGCTGGTCCGTACGCACGTCGGCGAGCTGCGGGACTATCTGCACGGGCTGGTCGAGGCGAAGTGCGCCGCCGGTGACCGGGGCGACGACCTGCTCAGCCGGCTGGCCCGGGACCGGGTCGACACCGGCGAGCTGGCGGTGGACGAGCTGGTGGGGATGGCGCTGCTGCTGCTCATCGCGGGGCACGAGACGACCGCCAACATGATCGGGTTGAGCACCCTGCTGCTGCTGCGCGAGCCCGACCGGTACGCGGCCCTGCGCGACGACCCCGACCAGGCGGAGACCCTGGTGGAGGAGCTGCTGCGCTATCTGAGCATCGTGCGGACCGGCCTGCCGCGGTTGGCCCTGGAGGACGTCGAGGTCGGCGGGCAGCTGATCCGGGCGGGGGAGGGCGCGATCGCGGTGCTCTCCACCGCCAACCGGGACGCGGCGGTCTTCGACGGGCCGGACGAGTTCGACCCGTACCGGCAGGCGCACCAGCATGTCGCCTTCGGCTTCGGGGTGCACCAGTGCATCGGCCAGCCGTTGGCCCGGGCGGAGCTGCGGATCGCCCTGGTGGAGCTGGCCCGGCGCTTCCCCGGCCTGCGGCTGGCCGCCCCGGACGGGCCGCTGCCCACCCGGGACAACTCGATCGTCTTCGGCCTCGACGCGCTGCCGGTGACCTGGTGACCGGCCGGGTACGCGTCGATCGGGACCGTTGCTGCGGTTCGGGCAACTGCGTGGTGACCGCCCCGGAGGTCTTCGACCAGGACGACGAGGAGGGTCTGGTGCTGCTGCGGTTCACCGCGCCCGCGCCGGAGACCCTGGCCCTGGTGCGGCGGGCCGCCGACCTGTGCCCGGCGGGCGCGATCACCGTGGAGTGAAGCGGCCCGGGTGACCCCGGGGTCGGGGTCCCCGGGCCGGGGTCACTCCTGGGTGGGTGGCTCCTGCACGGCGGGGTCGCCGGTGCCGGAGACCGCGTCGACGTCGTAGCCGGCCCGGCTGACGTCCCGCGCCGAGCGGCGGTCCTCGGCCGGCAGGTCGGCGAAGTCGTCGCCGGTGTCGGCGGTGGTGTGCAGGGACTCGCCCGGTGGCCGCAGCGACGCCTCGTAGGCGGTGGCGCCGTCGGGTTCGTCGGTGGCCGCTCGGCCGAAGTGTTCGTCAGTCATGCCGCACCTCCTGCCCCGCTCGCCCGTCCGCAAACGCGCCGTCAGCTCCGACCCGGCCGCCGCGCGCCGCCGCCCGGTCCACCGCGGGTCACCCGCCCGGTACGCGGCGGGGTGGGTCGGTCAGCGGCGGCGCGGGGCGCGGGACCGGGCCGGTGTCACGGTCAGCGACCAGTGCGCGGGGCGGCGCAGCGCCGCCGGGAGCACGGTGCGGTGGTCGCCGCGGGCGGCGTCGAGCTGCGACTGGTGCAGGAAGAGGCAGCCGCCGAGGTCAGCGCCGCGCAGGTCCGCCCCGCGCAGGTCCGCGCCGGTCACGTCGGCCGCCCCGAGGTCCACCCCGCGCAGGTCCGCGCCGATCAGGCAGGCACCGCGCAGGTTCGCCCCGGACAGGTCGGCCCGGCGCAGGTCGACCCCGATCAGCATCGCGCCGCGCCGGTCCGCACCGGCCCGACCGGCGCGGGCCTGCTCACCGGCCCGGGACAGCAACACGTTGACCCGGTCCCGGTGGGCGTCGACGTCGAGGGCGAGCAGGTCGTCGGGGGTGCCGTCGGTGAGCCGGCCGGTGTCGTCGAGCGCGCGGGCCAGGTCGTCGCGCAGCGGTCCCGGCGGGGTGTGGGCCACCGCCTCGGTCAGATACCAGAGCAGTTCGTGCAGCGGGCGCAGCACGGCGAAGGTGTCGAACATCCGCCGGGCGGTCCGCGGGTCGTCACGCCAGTCCCGGCCACCGAAGGTCCCCTGGGTCAGGTGCTGCCCCGCGCCGAAGCAGTCGAAGACCGTGCAGCCGGGGAAGCCGCGCTGCCGTAGGTCGCGGTGGATGCCGCAGCGGGAGTCCGGCCGCAGGTTCGGGCAGGGCCGGCCGGCCGGTTTGTCGAGGGCGAAGTCGGCCGACGCGGCGAAGGCGGGCGCGACGCAGCAGATCCCGACGCAGCGGGCGCAGTCGGCGCGCAGCTCCCGCCCGCCCGCCGGCGTCGACGTCCGTGGTTCCGTCGTCTCGGACACGCTGACCGGCCTCCCGCCGCTGGACAGTCCCGACGCGCGGCGGTCGCCGCGGCCGGTGCCATTGTCCGTCGTCGGTCGACCGCCGCCCCAGCCGACCCGTGCCCTCACCACCGCGGCGATTCTGGGGGCGGTCGACGCGCTGCTGATCGGGCCGGGCGTCACCCTGCTGACCGGGGTGGTGGGCGCGTCGTCCGTGCTGGCGATCCCGGTGGGGGTGGTGGTCGCGCTGGTGGCCTTCGCCGCCCAGGTCGGCTACATCTTCCGGGCCTCCCTGGGGAAGCAGGCCTGACCGCCGCGCCGGACCGGGGCGCGTGTAATCGACCCGCACCCGGGTAGCCGGGCGGGCATGGAGCTGGTCGAGGAGTCGCCGTACCGGTTCCGGATCGACCGGCGGGACCCGATGCGGGTTCCGGGCGTGATCTTCGCGTCCCGGCCACTGCTGCCCGACGGTGGCGCGGACCGCTCGCTGGAGCAGGTCGCGAACGTGGCGACGCTGCCCGGCATCGTCGACGCCTCGTACGCCATGCCGGACGTGCACTGGGGCTACGGCTTCCCGATCGGCGGCGTGGCCGCCACCGACGTCACGCACGGCGGGGTGGTGTCGCCCGGCGGGGTCGGGTTCGACATCTCCTGCGGGGTGCGCCTGCTCACCGCCGACCTGGACCGGGCGGAGCTGCGGCCCCGGCTGGACGCGCTGATGGACGGCCTGGGCCACGCCACCCCGCGCGGCATGGGTCGGGGCGCGGTGTGGCAGCTGGCCGACCGCGCGGAACTCGACGCGGTGCTGCGCGGCGGCTCCCGCCACGCCGTCGAACGGGGCCACGGCGTCGCGCGGGACCTGGACCGGTGCGAGGACTACGGCGCGGTGGACGACGCGAACCCGGCGCAGGTCAGTGAGCGGGCGGTCGAGCGTGGCGCGGGCCAGGTCGGCAGCCTCGGCTCCGGCAACCACTTCCTGGAGGTGCAGGCCGTCGCGGAGATCTACGACGAGACCGTGGCGACCGCGTTCGGGCTGCGGGCCGGCCAGGTCTGCGTGATGATCCACTGCGGGTCGCGGGGGCTCGGGCACCAGATCTGCACCGACCACGTGCGGGCCATGGAGAAGGTCATGCCCCGGTACGGCATCCACGTGCCCGACCGGCAGCTCGCCTGCGCTCCCGTCTCCTCCCACGAGGGCCGGGCCTATCTCGGGGCGATGGCCGCCGCCGCGAACTACGCCCGGGCCAACCGGCAGCTGCTCGCCCACGCGGCCCGCGAGGTCTTCCGGCGGGTCACCGGCAGTGGGCTCGACCTGGTGTACGACGTCTCGCACAACCTCGCCAAGATCGAGACGCACGACGTGGCCGGGTCACCCCGCCAGCTCTGCGTGCACCGCAAGGGCGCCACCCGGGCGCTGCCGCCGGGCCACCCCGACCTCCCCGACGACCTGCGCCCCGTCGGTCAGCCCGTGCTCATCCCCGGCTCGATGGGCACCGGCTCGTACGTCCTCACCGGCGTCGCCGGGGCACCGGCCTTCGCCTCCACCTGCCACGGCGCGGGCCGGGTGCAGAGCCGCAAACAGGCCACCAGGGCGGTCGGCGGCCACGACCCGCGCCGCGAGCTGGCGGCGCAGGACATCGCCGTACGCGGGGCGTCCCGGCGCGGGCTGGCGGAGGAGATGCCGGCCGCGTACAAGGACGTCACGGCGGTGG
The Micromonospora sp. R77 DNA segment above includes these coding regions:
- the rnhA gene encoding ribonuclease HI; the protein is MVEAAAGRVVEIWTDGACSGNPGPGGWGVLLRWGDRERELCGGEAAPTTNNRMELTAAIQALESLTRPVTVRLHTDSTYVRNGITGWLASWKRNGWLTAAKQPVKNADLWQRLEAACARHDVTWLWVKGHNGHPENERADALANRGMTEARAGAGVAAGR
- a CDS encoding ferredoxin; this translates as MTGRVRVDRDRCCGSGNCVVTAPEVFDQDDEEGLVLLRFTAPAPETLALVRRAADLCPAGAITVE
- a CDS encoding pentapeptide repeat-containing protein; this encodes MSETTEPRTSTPAGGRELRADCARCVGICCVAPAFAASADFALDKPAGRPCPNLRPDSRCGIHRDLRQRGFPGCTVFDCFGAGQHLTQGTFGGRDWRDDPRTARRMFDTFAVLRPLHELLWYLTEAVAHTPPGPLRDDLARALDDTGRLTDGTPDDLLALDVDAHRDRVNVLLSRAGEQARAGRAGADRRGAMLIGVDLRRADLSGANLRGACLIGADLRGVDLGAADVTGADLRGADLRGADLGGCLFLHQSQLDAARGDHRTVLPAALRRPAHWSLTVTPARSRAPRRR
- a CDS encoding cytochrome P450, which translates into the protein MTPAALTDLPLWPPTNLGRDPLVPLDAGERDRFDAPVTKVRLPTDATAWLVTRHADVRQLLRHPGFSADLTRPGFPLLRALPPESLSDRRGGFIRMDGIEHSRLRRMLTAEFMIKSIRRIEPLIRQTVESTLDDLRDAGPPADLVATFALPLPSMVICHLLGVPYADHDFFQLRSRTLLDRSAAPELVRTHVGELRDYLHGLVEAKCAAGDRGDDLLSRLARDRVDTGELAVDELVGMALLLLIAGHETTANMIGLSTLLLLREPDRYAALRDDPDQAETLVEELLRYLSIVRTGLPRLALEDVEVGGQLIRAGEGAIAVLSTANRDAAVFDGPDEFDPYRQAHQHVAFGFGVHQCIGQPLARAELRIALVELARRFPGLRLAAPDGPLPTRDNSIVFGLDALPVTW
- a CDS encoding RtcB family protein — protein: MELVEESPYRFRIDRRDPMRVPGVIFASRPLLPDGGADRSLEQVANVATLPGIVDASYAMPDVHWGYGFPIGGVAATDVTHGGVVSPGGVGFDISCGVRLLTADLDRAELRPRLDALMDGLGHATPRGMGRGAVWQLADRAELDAVLRGGSRHAVERGHGVARDLDRCEDYGAVDDANPAQVSERAVERGAGQVGSLGSGNHFLEVQAVAEIYDETVATAFGLRAGQVCVMIHCGSRGLGHQICTDHVRAMEKVMPRYGIHVPDRQLACAPVSSHEGRAYLGAMAAAANYARANRQLLAHAAREVFRRVTGSGLDLVYDVSHNLAKIETHDVAGSPRQLCVHRKGATRALPPGHPDLPDDLRPVGQPVLIPGSMGTGSYVLTGVAGAPAFASTCHGAGRVQSRKQATRAVGGHDPRRELAAQDIAVRGASRRGLAEEMPAAYKDVTAVVAAAEGAGLCRRVARLVPLGVVKG